The following proteins are encoded in a genomic region of Phycisphaerae bacterium:
- the pilM gene encoding type IV pilus assembly protein PilM: MAARQPVWGIDVGQCSLKAVKLQAAGDKVELLGFDLVEHSQFLSLAESDAGDIVRSTIRTFAERNDLSNCQIVVSVPGQQTLTRFTKMPPVDKKKIPDMVQYEASQQIPFDMDEVVWDYQVMTEGEAAEFEVGIFAIRKELIRNYLQQFTSQKVEPVMVQTSPMASYNAARFELDLPEGETYVLLDMGALATDLIVMEGKRIWARPVPIGGNRFTESLVSAFKVPFAKAEKLKRTAATSKYARQIFQAMRPVFADLVSEVQRSIGYYTSTHRESHITRIIGMGNAFKLPGLQKFLQQNVQMKVDKFPGFSRMVPVANQKHDEFEENQMSLGVAYGLALQGLDLAAVNSNLLPLEVRRTLLWQKKQPWFIGAAASLAAAAGIMFIGNVMASSEVQSARGGVEPGQLRAANFSQVDAAMAALNPSGTATPVQRAMQVAGAAKYLKSEYAKYTGGSKEAGTLVTLAKFPQNNVFVPRILDAIHRAFEEAVPPDIRNTKSPEDYLRVASRIKRAERKELWVRQIQMRYSDDPGQEFRNAFGESKTARGKPGWAILVNGITTEPTPATWIEENLKRILLELGCEPGKGFYIDTVTLSKVTERSKDSKLVSEGSAFSGASEGGGDGGGRRGGGPPRGGGRPGSDGRDDRRDLSGGPIVGGPFGGGPSGPRGGSSVRDDLRKLSEELAKKDPLTKESIDRDYAFELQIVVRKDEPPKDRIPEKFKEPKPDTAGGGTPPKS; the protein is encoded by the coding sequence ATGGCAGCCAGGCAACCTGTTTGGGGAATCGATGTCGGCCAGTGCTCACTCAAAGCGGTGAAGCTCCAGGCGGCCGGCGACAAAGTCGAACTGCTCGGCTTCGATCTCGTTGAGCATTCCCAGTTTCTTTCCTTGGCCGAATCCGACGCCGGAGACATTGTTCGCTCGACGATCCGCACGTTCGCCGAACGAAACGATCTGTCCAATTGCCAGATCGTCGTTTCCGTGCCCGGCCAGCAGACGCTCACCCGCTTCACCAAAATGCCACCCGTGGACAAAAAGAAAATCCCCGACATGGTCCAGTACGAGGCCAGTCAGCAGATTCCCTTCGACATGGACGAAGTCGTCTGGGACTATCAGGTCATGACCGAGGGCGAGGCGGCGGAGTTCGAAGTCGGCATCTTCGCAATTCGAAAGGAACTGATCCGCAATTACCTGCAACAGTTCACCAGCCAGAAGGTCGAGCCGGTCATGGTGCAGACCAGCCCCATGGCTTCCTACAACGCCGCAAGGTTTGAGCTGGATCTTCCCGAAGGCGAAACCTACGTCCTGCTCGACATGGGAGCTCTCGCCACCGATCTCATCGTCATGGAAGGTAAAAGAATCTGGGCCAGGCCCGTGCCGATCGGCGGCAATCGCTTCACCGAATCGCTCGTTTCGGCCTTCAAAGTCCCCTTCGCCAAGGCCGAAAAACTCAAGCGGACCGCTGCGACTTCAAAATACGCTCGCCAGATCTTTCAGGCGATGCGGCCTGTCTTCGCCGATCTCGTGTCCGAGGTCCAGCGTTCGATCGGATACTACACCTCGACGCATCGCGAGTCGCACATCACCCGAATCATCGGAATGGGAAACGCCTTCAAACTCCCGGGCCTGCAGAAATTCCTCCAGCAGAACGTGCAGATGAAGGTCGATAAGTTCCCCGGATTCTCAAGGATGGTGCCCGTCGCGAACCAGAAGCATGACGAGTTCGAGGAAAACCAGATGAGCCTCGGCGTCGCCTATGGACTCGCACTGCAGGGCCTCGACCTCGCTGCCGTCAACTCAAACCTGCTGCCGCTCGAGGTGCGACGTACGCTCCTCTGGCAGAAGAAGCAGCCATGGTTCATCGGTGCGGCCGCCAGTCTGGCCGCGGCCGCCGGCATCATGTTCATCGGCAACGTCATGGCGTCAAGCGAAGTCCAGAGCGCACGCGGAGGCGTGGAGCCCGGACAGCTTCGGGCGGCGAATTTCAGCCAGGTCGATGCCGCAATGGCGGCACTGAACCCTTCCGGCACGGCAACGCCCGTTCAGCGTGCGATGCAGGTCGCTGGCGCGGCCAAGTACCTCAAGTCCGAGTACGCCAAATACACCGGCGGCAGCAAGGAGGCCGGCACGCTGGTCACCCTGGCCAAATTCCCCCAGAACAACGTCTTCGTGCCGCGTATCCTCGATGCCATCCACCGCGCTTTCGAGGAAGCCGTGCCCCCCGACATCCGCAACACGAAATCGCCCGAAGATTACCTGCGTGTTGCAAGCCGGATCAAACGCGCGGAACGAAAGGAACTATGGGTCAGGCAGATTCAAATGCGCTACTCCGATGACCCCGGACAGGAATTCCGCAACGCCTTCGGCGAATCGAAAACCGCGCGAGGAAAGCCTGGATGGGCCATTCTGGTCAACGGCATCACAACGGAACCCACCCCCGCGACCTGGATTGAAGAGAACCTCAAACGCATTCTCCTCGAGCTTGGTTGCGAACCCGGAAAAGGCTTCTATATCGACACCGTGACACTCAGCAAGGTCACCGAACGATCCAAGGATTCAAAGCTCGTATCCGAAGGTTCCGCATTCTCCGGAGCATCGGAAGGCGGCGGGGATGGCGGCGGGCGACGAGGCGGAGGCCCACCACGAGGCGGCGGGCGACCGGGAAGCGACGGCCGCGATGATCGACGAGACCTCAGCGGCGGCCCCATCGTCGGGGGGCCGTTCGGCGGCGGACCGTCCGGTCCGCGCGGAGGCAGTTCCGTTCGCGACGATCTGCGCAAACTTTCCGAGGAACTCGCCAAGAAGGATCCGCTGACAAAAGAGAGCATCGATCGCGACTATGCCTTCGAGCTTCAGATCGTTGTACGTAAGGACGAGCCACCAAAGGATCGAATCCCCGAGAAATTCAAGGAGCCCAAGCCGGATACGGCCGGCGGTGGTACACCGCCGAAATCTTGA
- a CDS encoding carbamate kinase — MKTVVAIGGNALIAPGGRGDIGEQFARSRLVARTLADLVFQGCQVTVTHGNGPQVGSIMRRVEISSGEVYPIDLGLAVADTQAGMGYMISQTWRNEMHNRGRDRECIAIVTPVIVDADDPAFANPTKPIGPFLSEERARQHAERDGWKIVEDAGRGWRRVVASPKPVAVECIDTIKKLVAAGELIIAGGGGGIPVIINEKGERHGVEAVIDKDFTSAIIAASVEADVLVLVTAVDHVYVNYGKPDQRGLTHVRVAEIEGHIADRQFPAGSMLPKIQAAVQFLKDRGDPTARAVIADLDKVPAALAGETGTTITL; from the coding sequence ATGAAAACCGTCGTCGCCATCGGCGGCAATGCGCTGATCGCTCCGGGGGGGCGTGGTGACATTGGCGAGCAGTTTGCCCGCAGTCGCCTCGTCGCCCGAACACTCGCGGACCTAGTCTTCCAGGGATGTCAGGTGACCGTGACTCACGGGAACGGACCGCAGGTCGGTTCGATCATGCGCCGCGTGGAGATTTCCTCCGGCGAGGTCTATCCGATCGACCTGGGTCTGGCCGTCGCGGACACGCAGGCGGGCATGGGCTACATGATCAGTCAGACCTGGCGCAACGAGATGCACAATCGGGGGCGTGACCGTGAGTGCATTGCAATCGTCACGCCGGTCATTGTCGATGCGGATGATCCGGCATTCGCCAATCCGACCAAGCCGATCGGCCCGTTTCTTTCGGAGGAGCGCGCGCGGCAGCATGCCGAGCGCGACGGCTGGAAAATCGTTGAGGACGCCGGTCGAGGCTGGCGGCGGGTCGTGGCGTCGCCGAAGCCTGTGGCGGTAGAGTGCATCGACACGATCAAGAAGCTGGTCGCAGCCGGCGAGCTAATCATCGCGGGGGGCGGGGGCGGCATCCCGGTCATCATCAATGAAAAAGGGGAGCGACACGGCGTGGAAGCCGTGATCGACAAGGACTTCACGAGTGCCATAATAGCGGCATCTGTTGAGGCGGACGTACTGGTTCTCGTCACGGCCGTCGATCATGTGTATGTGAATTACGGAAAGCCGGATCAGCGGGGACTGACCCATGTGCGCGTCGCGGAGATCGAAGGGCACATCGCCGACCGGCAATTTCCGGCCGGTTCGATGCTGCCCAAGATTCAGGCCGCGGTGCAGTTTCTAAAGGATCGCGGAGATCCAACGGCGCGTGCCGTCATTGCCGATCTGGACAAGGTTCCTGCCGCGCTGGCGGGCGAAACCGGCACGACGATCACGTTGTAA
- a CDS encoding ornithine carbamoyltransferase: MAINLKGRDYIETQDFTLAELNHLLEVAKDLKARFHRGEPTILLPHQTVFLLFFDNSTRTRNAFEAGATQLGAHAHFLDSKVTQIAHGETAKDTGLILGSMGHGIAIRHDLILDEGNKYMRDVAAATEVPVMNMQCDIDHPTQTLADIMTIREVFGDDLRGRKIAVSWAYSPSYAKPLSVPQGLITLMTRFGMDVTLAHPPEYRLMDKCMKAARENARAAGTKFEVVENMDDAFKNADIVYPKSWGPYDLMMERRDARSDAQMKQIEERMLSMNAKYKPWICNSERMRLARSNAIYMHCLPADRGAEVTDAVIDGPQSVVFQEAENRLHTAKAIMASTMRERPFK; the protein is encoded by the coding sequence ATGGCGATCAATCTCAAAGGCCGCGACTACATCGAGACGCAGGATTTTACGCTGGCGGAACTCAACCATCTGCTCGAAGTCGCGAAGGATCTGAAGGCGAGATTTCATCGCGGCGAACCGACGATCCTGTTACCCCATCAGACTGTGTTCCTGCTCTTTTTCGATAACAGCACCCGCACGCGAAACGCCTTCGAGGCCGGAGCGACTCAGCTCGGCGCTCACGCGCATTTCCTGGATAGCAAGGTCACGCAGATCGCCCACGGCGAGACAGCGAAGGACACCGGACTGATCCTTGGATCGATGGGACACGGCATTGCAATTCGCCATGATCTGATTCTGGACGAAGGCAATAAATACATGCGCGATGTGGCGGCGGCGACGGAAGTTCCCGTCATGAACATGCAATGCGACATCGATCATCCGACGCAGACGCTTGCCGATATCATGACGATCCGTGAGGTTTTCGGAGACGACCTGCGTGGTCGAAAGATCGCGGTCAGCTGGGCATATTCACCGTCCTATGCCAAGCCGCTCTCCGTGCCTCAGGGTTTGATCACGCTGATGACGCGATTCGGCATGGACGTGACACTCGCCCATCCGCCGGAGTATCGGCTGATGGACAAGTGCATGAAAGCCGCACGAGAAAACGCCAGGGCGGCCGGGACGAAGTTCGAGGTCGTCGAGAACATGGACGACGCGTTCAAGAACGCGGACATCGTGTATCCCAAGAGCTGGGGTCCGTACGACCTGATGATGGAGCGACGAGACGCGCGGAGCGACGCCCAGATGAAGCAGATCGAGGAACGGATGCTTTCGATGAATGCGAAGTACAAGCCGTGGATCTGCAACTCGGAGCGAATGAGACTTGCGCGAAGCAACGCGATATACATGCACTGCCTGCCGGCCGATCGCGGCGCCGAGGTGACGGATGCCGTGATTGATGGTCCGCAGTCCGTGGTCTTTCAGGAGGCGGAAAACCGCTTGCATACGGCGAAGGCAATCATGGCGTCGACGATGCGAGAGCGGCCGTTCAAGTAA
- a CDS encoding homogentisate 1,2-dioxygenase, whose amino-acid sequence MIQYMRLGKIPPKQHVSFYDEGKLLMEQCFTRQGFEGPYSTLYFRTPPTDENAVERLSIDGFCPFEPLDEQPLYRRHVRTQALKLSGDFLDARRVLMYNSDVHICMVKPTQMSSRFFCNGDGEELYFIYKGSGRVESIFGITPFRERDYVLIPRGTPYRIAWDATGTGGESPEYLVFEGRGWIDIPKEFRNSHGQITDYAPYCHRDFRGPESLLMYSEASHGKPPYKLVVKREDTLTVHLFKHFPHEVVGWDGSVYPVAFNIEDYQPRTASVHLPPTTHITFAGNEFVVCSFVPRKVDYYDRNGVKAIPCPYGHASVHMDEILFYVAGNFTSRRGIDSGSISLHPAGIPHGPHPGTYERSIGHDRTSELAVMCDTYKQLKLTKLAHELEDKDYHLTWVAKESGEADAPGAR is encoded by the coding sequence ATGATTCAATATATGCGTCTGGGAAAGATACCGCCGAAGCAGCACGTCAGCTTCTACGACGAAGGCAAGCTGCTGATGGAGCAGTGTTTTACACGCCAGGGATTCGAAGGGCCGTACTCGACGCTGTATTTTCGCACGCCACCCACCGACGAAAACGCGGTGGAGCGGCTTTCGATCGACGGGTTCTGCCCGTTCGAACCGCTTGACGAGCAGCCGCTGTATCGACGGCACGTCAGGACGCAGGCTCTGAAGCTGTCGGGTGATTTTCTCGATGCGCGCCGCGTGCTGATGTACAACAGCGACGTCCACATCTGCATGGTCAAGCCGACTCAGATGTCGAGTCGGTTTTTCTGCAACGGCGATGGAGAGGAACTTTATTTCATCTACAAGGGCAGCGGCCGCGTTGAGTCGATCTTTGGTATTACGCCGTTTCGCGAGCGAGACTATGTGCTGATCCCGCGCGGCACGCCTTATCGCATCGCATGGGATGCAACCGGGACGGGGGGCGAGTCACCTGAGTACCTCGTGTTTGAGGGGCGAGGCTGGATCGATATTCCCAAGGAGTTTCGTAATTCCCACGGTCAGATCACAGACTATGCACCCTATTGCCATCGGGATTTTCGCGGACCGGAATCGCTGCTGATGTATAGTGAGGCGTCGCACGGCAAGCCGCCGTACAAGCTTGTGGTGAAACGCGAGGACACATTGACCGTGCACTTGTTCAAACACTTTCCTCACGAGGTGGTGGGATGGGACGGCAGTGTTTATCCCGTGGCCTTCAATATCGAGGACTATCAGCCGCGCACGGCCAGCGTGCATCTGCCGCCGACGACCCACATCACCTTTGCCGGCAATGAGTTCGTGGTGTGCAGCTTCGTTCCGCGAAAGGTGGACTACTACGACCGTAACGGTGTGAAGGCGATACCCTGTCCTTATGGCCATGCGAGTGTGCATATGGACGAGATTCTTTTCTATGTCGCCGGCAATTTCACGAGCCGGCGCGGAATTGACAGCGGATCCATCAGCCTGCATCCCGCGGGCATCCCTCACGGGCCGCATCCCGGCACCTATGAGCGGAGCATCGGACACGATCGCACGAGCGAACTCGCGGTCATGTGCGATACATATAAGCAGTTGAAATTGACGAAGCTCGCGCATGAACTGGAGGA
- a CDS encoding sigma-70 family RNA polymerase sigma factor: MRRVTTPSSARSAMKDWMVPPPYIMNAELRRPSTEDRLFSDWPGIVGDSGRLTPDGEVLLFKQLHFCGFKLSTLYKQASKRPTKGLRQKFNVWVQRYNLIRTRIIEANLGLVYDMIGRTRFEVLDRDEMTSEGMMALLRAADTFDPWRGYRFSTYACNAIIRAFSRAALMDSKRRSRIAGPFDVEFEKSDAIESMRTDQEALFTERLGQILQLDNAELTDVEKSVLARRFPFADDKPRLTLEDIGRRMHVSKERVRQIQLSAIAKLRRAIRDDPVLI, translated from the coding sequence ATGCGACGTGTAACGACGCCCAGCTCAGCAAGATCTGCGATGAAGGATTGGATGGTTCCGCCGCCGTACATCATGAATGCGGAACTTCGCCGACCATCGACCGAGGATCGGCTGTTTTCGGATTGGCCGGGGATCGTCGGGGACTCTGGTCGCCTCACGCCGGATGGCGAAGTGCTCCTTTTCAAGCAGTTGCACTTCTGCGGATTCAAGCTGAGCACGCTTTACAAACAGGCATCGAAGCGACCGACGAAGGGGCTGAGGCAAAAATTCAATGTGTGGGTTCAGCGTTACAATCTGATCCGCACGCGGATCATCGAAGCGAACCTCGGTCTTGTTTACGACATGATCGGCCGGACACGATTTGAAGTGCTCGACCGCGACGAAATGACGAGCGAAGGGATGATGGCGCTGTTGCGTGCGGCGGATACGTTTGATCCCTGGCGGGGCTACCGTTTCAGCACGTATGCCTGCAATGCGATCATTCGGGCATTTTCCCGCGCGGCCTTGATGGACTCGAAGCGTCGCAGCCGGATTGCCGGCCCGTTCGACGTCGAGTTCGAAAAGAGTGACGCGATCGAATCAATGCGAACGGATCAGGAAGCCCTTTTCACGGAACGGCTGGGGCAGATTCTTCAGTTGGATAACGCGGAGTTGACGGACGTCGAGAAGAGCGTGCTGGCTCGGCGCTTCCCCTTTGCCGACGACAAGCCGCGACTGACGCTGGAAGACATCGGACGCCGGATGCATGTGAGCAAGGAGCGCGTCCGGCAGATTCAGTTGTCAGCGATCGCCAAATTGCGGCGTGCGATTCGAGACGATCCGGTCCTGATCTGA
- a CDS encoding amidohydrolase family protein: MSLSIINATLFHLDPVRIECGAIRAVGNRIDAAGTGVTAQPGDDVIDAGGAVVLPGLVNGHTHLYSALAAGMPMPPIAPADFHEILKFIWWRLDRAMDAESIEVSARIGAMDAMACGTTTLIDHHASPNHIDGSLDLLERGIAEVGLRAILCYEVTDRNGPARFEAGLFENRRYLDKLRLNDPNGRFGAMVGAHAAFTLSDKSLLACAGLAEEYRSGLHIHVAEDPCDDKICRQIHGLPLLDRLRNCGLLPPGEAAADSLIARSILGHGTHLSPADAARLSSIAAGIAHNPRSNMNNAVGYAPIRHMTRVMLGTDGIGGDMFNECRTAWFKYRDSCANGDAGLAPARFLDMLAHNARVASGVLGVTLGRLEAGAAADLILTNYVPATPLLSENAPAHFIFAMGPQHIDSVFIDGEAVFRDRTATRVNARAAREHAAHCAAGLWDRMQQLTA, encoded by the coding sequence ATGTCGCTGTCGATTATTAATGCCACGCTCTTCCACCTTGATCCAGTGAGGATCGAATGCGGTGCAATTCGCGCCGTCGGCAATCGAATTGATGCCGCCGGAACGGGCGTCACCGCGCAACCCGGCGACGACGTCATCGACGCCGGCGGAGCGGTCGTCCTGCCGGGGCTTGTCAATGGGCACACCCATCTCTACTCCGCGCTGGCCGCGGGGATGCCCATGCCGCCGATCGCACCCGCCGACTTCCACGAGATTCTGAAGTTCATCTGGTGGCGGCTTGACCGCGCGATGGATGCCGAATCGATCGAAGTCTCCGCGCGAATCGGCGCGATGGACGCAATGGCTTGCGGCACCACCACCCTCATTGATCATCACGCCTCGCCGAACCACATCGATGGATCCCTCGATCTGCTTGAGCGCGGCATCGCTGAAGTCGGCCTCCGCGCCATTCTCTGTTACGAGGTCACCGATCGTAACGGACCTGCCCGCTTCGAGGCCGGGCTCTTCGAAAATCGCCGCTATCTGGACAAGCTTCGACTGAACGACCCCAATGGCCGATTCGGCGCGATGGTCGGTGCACATGCCGCTTTCACGCTATCGGACAAGTCATTGCTGGCATGTGCCGGCCTCGCGGAGGAATACAGATCCGGGCTGCATATTCATGTCGCCGAAGACCCGTGCGATGACAAGATTTGCCGACAAATCCACGGCCTGCCGCTTCTCGACCGGCTTCGGAATTGCGGACTGTTGCCGCCTGGCGAGGCTGCCGCGGACAGCCTGATCGCGCGATCCATTCTCGGCCACGGCACCCATCTTTCGCCGGCGGATGCCGCGCGTCTGTCATCCATCGCCGCGGGAATAGCCCATAACCCGCGATCCAATATGAACAACGCCGTGGGCTACGCCCCCATCCGCCACATGACCCGCGTCATGCTCGGAACCGATGGCATTGGCGGCGACATGTTCAACGAATGCAGAACCGCGTGGTTCAAGTATCGCGACTCGTGCGCGAACGGTGACGCGGGACTCGCACCGGCACGATTCCTCGACATGCTCGCCCACAATGCACGGGTCGCCAGCGGGGTTCTCGGCGTGACGCTTGGCCGGTTGGAAGCCGGAGCGGCTGCCGATCTGATCCTGACGAACTACGTACCCGCGACGCCGCTATTGTCGGAGAATGCGCCGGCCCACTTCATCTTCGCGATGGGTCCGCAGCATATCGATTCGGTCTTCATCGACGGGGAAGCGGTCTTTCGCGACCGGACGGCCACCCGTGTCAATGCACGCGCGGCCAGAGAACACGCCGCCCACTGCGCCGCCGGGCTTTGGGACCGAATGCAACAATTGACCGCCTGA